The Niabella beijingensis genomic interval TAGCCGAAATAAGGCGATCCATACGGTTGTTTCGGTGCCCCCCAGGATGTATTAAAATAATCCTCGGTTCCGGTACCGTTCATGGTTGGTAAGGTATCCCCATCGATAAACAACATATCATCTCCTTCACCATACCAGTAGGGCGTGGGCGAATGCACATAATAATTCACGCCTACAAAGTGCCCCTTCCCCTTAATATCCGCAATTACATAGTTGGCCTTACCGTCTTTATTGGGCGGGTTGCCGCCAAACATCCAGTGTTCATTTTCCACGCTGTCCGCAGGCATCGTCAGCTGCTTATTATACCACGCATGAAACCGCCCCGTATGTGGGGGCAGCGTCTTCATTTCCGCATAATCGATGTAAAAATACAATGCATTTATAGTTCTGTCCGTCTGATTTTCAATTTCGATCCGGGCCGCTTTTTCAAAAGGCATGGCAAAATAACTGACCAACCCATTTCCATTGGTGGGCGTGGCTGCCAGCGCCGCCGAAGTAAAAAGGTAGGATTCGTTCCATCCCTGTCCGAAAAAAGGCCCGATGGGCGACTCCACAGAGGGATAGCTATTATCATCCCAGTACATCCGGAGGATCACGTCATTGCGACTGAGCACATTCGGCTCCGGTGAAAGGGTCATCCAGATATGATTGATGATGCCCGTGCCTTTCACATTAAAGATCGTACGTTTTTCCCCGGGCTTTATAGCTCTCAGGTTATCGTTATTATCCCCTGTCTGGTCGTAACTGCTGACCCGCTTCGATTTCACGCCCTGTTTTATTTCAGTCAGGCCCATCAGGTCCTGGGCTGTCACTTGCAGTGAACCAGCCAGCAGCAATAACAGTATGAGATTTTTTTTCATGGTTCCTGTTTTTTGATTCAATCAAAGCAATGACGATTGTTACAAGTGACCGGCGGAACGCGTGCAACACCGCGTATGCGCTCCTCCGTCACGGTGTAAAGCAGATCCGGATAGCCCGGGGCATCATCGCTCGTTACCCCAAAGCTTCGGATCGTTTCCTTTGCTCTTCCGCCACTCATTCCGCCAGCGGTGGATGTCGCCGATATCGATCATCGGCATGGGCTGCCGGGCCTCTTTTGAAGGAATGGCCGGCACTGCATGGGCCTCCGGCTGGTACCAATAGGCCACACTGGCCAGATCCAGCGTCAGTACATTGTTATGTCCGTGCTCAATGCTGAACCGGAATGAAGTGTTAAAGAAAAAAGGATCTGTAATATTGAACCGGTACAAATGCGTCCTTCCCAGCCAACCGATGTCGTTGTTCACCCTTGCATAACCATAATACGGATGCTCATAAATGGATTTCGGGCACCAGGCGGTATTGAAGTAATCTTCCGTACCGGTACCTTTAAGCACCGTGCCCTTTGCCCCATCGATCTCGATCCGGTCATTGCCCTCGCCATACCACATCGGTGTGGGCGAATGCACATAATAATTCACGCCTACAAAATGCCCCTTGCCTTTGATATCCGCGATGAGGTAATTGGCTTCTCCGGTGGTATTGTTACCCGGTTTTCCAAAAATGGCCCATTCGTTTTCGCCTTCGGTCTTTGAGGTTTCGGTAAGCTGCTTATTGTACCAGGCATGAAAGCGCCCGGCCTTTGCCGGCAACTGGTCCAGCGCCACATAATCGACATAATAATAAAAATGACTGATCTCCTTTCCGGCCTGGTTCTCAATTTCAATGCGCGCGCCTTTTGCAAAGGGCATCGAGAAATAACAGACCATGCCTTTCCCGTTCACCGGACTGGCCGACAACGGCAGGGAAGTATAAGTGTAGGACTCATTCCACCCCTGACCGAAAAACGGACCGATAGGTGCAATAACGGATGGTGCCGCATTCCCGTCCCAGTACATTTTCAGGATCACATCATTGCGGCTTAATGCTTCGGGTCCCGGTGCCATGGTGATCCAGATATGATTGATCATACCGGCGCCCTTCACATCAAAGATGGTCCTTGTTTCCTTGTCTGCAATCCTTATAAAATCATTACCGGCACCCGCCGTATCATGACTGCTCACACGTTTGGAAGTCACGCCATCCTGCATCATCGAAAGCGCGGCCAGGTCACTGCTTGTAGTGGTCTGCCCGCAAACCATGCGGGCAAGCAATACTGCCGCAACTATTAATATTCCTGTTCTCATCGTTAAGGTTTTTTCATCATGTAATCGATAATATTGTTACCGGTAGTACGCATACCCGAGTTCTTTGTCACATCCCAGAAGCTTTGCTGCCGGAGTATCTCGGCCTGTGTGGTCACGATCCAGCTCTGGATCCAGCCCGTAAGCGTGCACCAGGCGCCCCAGCCTGCATCGGA includes:
- a CDS encoding glycoside hydrolase family 172 protein codes for the protein MKKNLILLLLLAGSLQVTAQDLMGLTEIKQGVKSKRVSSYDQTGDNNDNLRAIKPGEKRTIFNVKGTGIINHIWMTLSPEPNVLSRNDVILRMYWDDNSYPSVESPIGPFFGQGWNESYLFTSAALAATPTNGNGLVSYFAMPFEKAARIEIENQTDRTINALYFYIDYAEMKTLPPHTGRFHAWYNKQLTMPADSVENEHWMFGGNPPNKDGKANYVIADIKGKGHFVGVNYYVHSPTPYWYGEGDDMLFIDGDTLPTMNGTGTEDYFNTSWGAPKQPYGSPYFGYAKVNEDIGFLGRTHIYRFHIADPVYFDRSLRFTIEHGSNNVLTLDLASVAYWYQDKADRTPPIPDAAARKPMPLIGPSEIHRWRNEWRKSKGNDTRLWGK
- a CDS encoding glycoside hydrolase family 172 protein, with the protein product MRTGILIVAAVLLARMVCGQTTTSSDLAALSMMQDGVTSKRVSSHDTAGAGNDFIRIADKETRTIFDVKGAGMINHIWITMAPGPEALSRNDVILKMYWDGNAAPSVIAPIGPFFGQGWNESYTYTSLPLSASPVNGKGMVCYFSMPFAKGARIEIENQAGKEISHFYYYVDYVALDQLPAKAGRFHAWYNKQLTETSKTEGENEWAIFGKPGNNTTGEANYLIADIKGKGHFVGVNYYVHSPTPMWYGEGNDRIEIDGAKGTVLKGTGTEDYFNTAWCPKSIYEHPYYGYARVNNDIGWLGRTHLYRFNITDPFFFNTSFRFSIEHGHNNVLTLDLASVAYWYQPEAHAVPAIPSKEARQPMPMIDIGDIHRWRNEWRKSKGNDPKLWGNER